From Arcobacter sp. CECT 8986, a single genomic window includes:
- the gyrA gene encoding DNA gyrase subunit A, which translates to MENLFEDQDIIDINIEDSVKASYLDYSMSVIIGRALPDAKDGLKPVHRRILYAMHDLNMSSRSPYKKSARIVGDVIGKYHPHGDTSVYDALVRMAQNFSMRAPLVDGQGNFGSVDGDNAAAMRYTEARMTKISEEILRDIDKDTVNFTSNYDDTLKEPAILPTRVPTLLLNGSEGIAVGMATKIPPHNLNELLEGVLYTIDNPEATADELMEFIKGPDFPTGGTIFGRRGIIDAYNTGRGRVKIRAKHHIETKGKKEVIVLDELPYQVNKSRLIEQIATLAKDKQIEGVSEVRDESDREGIRVVIELKKDAMSEIVLNNLYKSTPLETTFGIILLAVHNKEPKVFNLPELLNLFVSHRKTVIIRRTIFDLEKAKARAHILEGLKIALDNIDEVVQIIRSSANDSEAKDKLQDRFGLSAIQSQAILDMRLGRLTGLQRDKLEAEYQELLALIAELEAILKSEEKLNEIIKEEIAEIKDKYSDDRRTEIEDSYDEIDIEDLIPNEPMVVTITHNGYVKRVPIKSYEKQRRGGKGKVAVTTHDDDFIERFFVTNTHDTLMFITNMGQLYWLKVYRIPEGSRTAKGKAVVNLINLRPEEKIMAIIPTTDFDESKSLAFFTRNGIVKRTSLTDFANIRSNGVRAIVLDDSDEVVTAKITIPGSQYFMIFTSLGQCIRFEIDKTREQGRSTRGVRGIKFKHDSDFVVDADVIISEEQELLTVSEKGIGKRTTVDEYRLTNRAGSGVISMKLHQKTGNVIGSVLVDEKQDLMALTSIGKMIRVDMQTIRKAGRNTSGVIIVNVDKGDRVVSIAKCPKEEDDELDIESATDLAGVIEDSNLVEHNESSNNQTNDNLVDSKEEE; encoded by the coding sequence ATGGAAAACCTTTTCGAAGATCAAGATATAATAGATATTAATATAGAAGATAGTGTTAAAGCTTCTTATTTAGACTATTCAATGAGTGTAATTATTGGACGGGCTTTACCAGATGCTAAAGATGGATTAAAACCAGTTCATAGAAGAATATTGTATGCTATGCATGATTTAAATATGAGTTCAAGATCTCCATATAAAAAGTCTGCAAGGATTGTAGGGGATGTTATTGGTAAGTATCATCCACATGGAGATACTTCTGTTTATGATGCATTAGTAAGAATGGCGCAAAATTTCTCAATGAGAGCTCCACTAGTTGATGGACAAGGTAACTTTGGTTCTGTTGATGGTGATAACGCAGCAGCAATGAGATATACGGAAGCTAGAATGACTAAGATATCTGAAGAGATATTAAGAGATATTGACAAAGATACTGTTAATTTTACTTCAAACTATGATGATACATTGAAAGAACCTGCAATTTTACCTACAAGAGTTCCTACACTTTTACTAAATGGAAGTGAAGGTATTGCTGTTGGTATGGCAACTAAGATTCCACCTCATAACTTAAATGAACTTTTAGAAGGTGTTTTATATACAATTGATAATCCAGAAGCAACTGCTGATGAATTAATGGAGTTTATAAAAGGTCCTGACTTCCCAACAGGTGGTACAATCTTTGGAAGAAGAGGAATTATTGATGCTTACAATACTGGAAGAGGTAGAGTAAAAATCAGAGCAAAACACCATATTGAAACAAAAGGTAAAAAAGAGGTTATTGTACTTGATGAACTACCATACCAAGTAAATAAATCAAGACTTATCGAACAAATTGCAACTTTAGCAAAAGATAAACAAATTGAAGGTGTATCTGAAGTTAGAGATGAATCTGATAGAGAAGGTATTAGAGTTGTAATTGAACTTAAAAAAGATGCAATGAGTGAAATTGTTTTAAATAATCTTTATAAGTCGACACCTTTAGAAACTACATTTGGTATTATTCTTTTAGCTGTACATAATAAAGAGCCAAAAGTATTTAATTTACCAGAGTTATTAAATCTTTTTGTTTCTCATAGAAAAACAGTAATTATTAGAAGAACAATATTTGATTTAGAAAAAGCAAAAGCAAGAGCACATATTTTAGAAGGTCTGAAAATTGCTTTAGATAATATTGATGAAGTAGTACAAATAATTAGATCTTCTGCAAATGATTCTGAAGCAAAAGATAAACTTCAAGATAGATTTGGTTTATCAGCTATTCAATCACAAGCAATCTTAGATATGAGACTTGGAAGATTAACAGGTCTTCAAAGAGATAAACTTGAAGCTGAATATCAAGAGTTACTTGCCTTAATTGCAGAGCTTGAAGCTATTTTAAAATCTGAAGAAAAATTAAATGAAATAATCAAAGAAGAGATAGCAGAAATTAAAGATAAATATTCTGATGATAGAAGAACAGAAATAGAAGACTCTTATGATGAAATTGATATTGAAGATTTAATTCCAAATGAGCCAATGGTAGTTACTATTACTCATAATGGATATGTAAAAAGAGTTCCTATTAAATCATATGAAAAACAAAGAAGAGGTGGTAAAGGTAAAGTTGCAGTTACTACTCATGATGATGACTTTATTGAAAGATTCTTTGTTACTAATACACATGATACATTGATGTTTATTACTAATATGGGACAATTATACTGGTTGAAAGTATATAGAATTCCAGAAGGTAGTAGAACAGCAAAAGGAAAAGCTGTAGTTAATCTTATTAATTTAAGACCAGAAGAAAAAATTATGGCGATTATTCCAACTACTGATTTTGATGAGTCTAAATCTTTAGCATTCTTTACTAGAAATGGTATTGTAAAAAGAACATCATTAACTGATTTTGCTAATATCAGAAGTAATGGTGTAAGAGCAATTGTATTAGATGATTCTGATGAGGTTGTAACAGCTAAGATTACAATTCCTGGTTCTCAATACTTTATGATTTTCACAAGTTTAGGTCAATGTATCAGATTTGAAATTGATAAAACTAGAGAACAAGGAAGAAGTACAAGAGGAGTAAGAGGAATTAAATTTAAACATGATTCAGACTTTGTTGTTGATGCTGATGTTATTATCAGTGAAGAACAAGAGTTATTAACTGTATCTGAAAAAGGTATAGGAAAAAGAACAACTGTTGATGAGTATAGACTTACTAATAGAGCTGGTTCTGGTGTTATTTCTATGAAATTACATCAAAAAACTGGTAATGTTATTGGGTCTGTTCTTGTTGATGAAAAACAAGATTTAATGGCTCTAACATCTATTGGTAAGATGATTAGAGTTGACATGCAAACAATCAGAAAAGCAGGGAGAAATACTTCTGGTGTTATTATTGTTAATGTTGATAAGGGAGATAGAGTTGTATCTATTGCAAAATGTCCTAAAGAAGAGGATGATGAATTAGATATCGAATCTGCTACTGATTTAGCAGGTGTAATTGAAGATTCAAATTTAGTTGAACATAATGAATCTTCAAATAATCAAACAAATGACAATTTAGTAGATAGTAAAGAGGAAGAATAA
- a CDS encoding YdcH family protein, which translates to MFHEHRDTIAKLKQENARFHDLFDKHNELDEKISQLSKDFSNQFEIEKLKKEKLKIKDEVHNMIIDYNNAK; encoded by the coding sequence ATGTTTCATGAGCACAGAGATACAATTGCAAAATTAAAACAAGAAAATGCGAGATTTCATGATTTGTTTGATAAACATAATGAACTTGATGAAAAAATATCTCAACTATCAAAAGATTTTTCAAATCAATTTGAAATTGAAAAATTGAAAAAAGAGAAACTAAAAATCAAAGATGAAGTACATAATATGATTATTGATTATAATAATGCAAAATAG